Proteins encoded within one genomic window of Streptomyces profundus:
- a CDS encoding NAD(P)-dependent oxidoreductase, with product MATREPVTVIGLGPMGTAMAESLLAAGHPTTVWNRTASKAEPLVARGATQAASPEEALRAGELVVISLIDYAAMYAVLTTAEGALAGRVLVNLSSGSPEELRRAGDWAAGHGAQLVTGGIMTPPPGVGKTGAYVFYSGPEAPLRAHEEALAALGRVDHMGTDPGLSMLYYQAMLTLFTGTLVSHMYASALIASGGDQPEALYPYAAEMVTGLAEEGPMGYLRIVTEEVQARSYSGEENSLHMQAAGARHVEQAYAEAGLDAELPRAIRQLFERAVDAGLGHRSLTASYEVIEKPEPRPAG from the coding sequence ATGGCGACACGTGAGCCGGTCACCGTGATCGGGCTTGGCCCGATGGGCACCGCGATGGCCGAGTCCCTGCTGGCCGCCGGGCACCCCACCACCGTGTGGAACCGCACGGCCAGCAAGGCCGAGCCGCTGGTGGCGCGCGGCGCCACCCAGGCCGCCAGCCCCGAGGAGGCGCTGCGCGCCGGCGAGTTGGTCGTGATCAGCCTGATCGACTACGCCGCGATGTACGCCGTCCTGACCACCGCCGAGGGCGCGCTGGCCGGCCGGGTGCTGGTGAACCTCAGCTCCGGCAGCCCCGAGGAGCTGCGCCGGGCCGGCGACTGGGCGGCCGGGCACGGGGCGCAGTTGGTCACCGGCGGCATCATGACCCCGCCGCCCGGCGTCGGAAAGACCGGCGCCTATGTCTTCTACAGCGGACCCGAGGCGCCGCTGCGCGCCCACGAGGAGGCGCTGGCCGCCCTGGGCCGGGTCGACCACATGGGGACCGACCCCGGTCTCTCGATGCTCTACTACCAGGCCATGCTGACCCTCTTCACCGGGACGCTGGTCAGCCACATGTACGCGAGCGCGCTGATCGCCTCGGGCGGGGACCAGCCCGAGGCGCTCTACCCCTACGCCGCCGAGATGGTGACCGGGCTGGCCGAGGAAGGCCCGATGGGCTATCTGCGGATCGTCACCGAGGAGGTCCAGGCCCGCTCCTACTCGGGGGAGGAGAACAGCCTGCACATGCAGGCGGCCGGCGCGCGGCATGTGGAGCAGGCCTACGCGGAGGCGGGTCTCGACGCGGAACTGCCGCGCGCCATCCGGCAGCTCTTCGAGCGCGCGGTGGACGCGGGGCTCGGACACCGCAGCCTGACCGCTTCCTACGAGGTGATCGAGAAGCCGGAGCCCCGGCCCGCCGGCTGA
- a CDS encoding anthranilate synthase component I, with amino-acid sequence MTTEDIDRFRVLAKERRVIPVTRRLLADGDTPVGLYRKLAAGRPGTFLLESAENGRTWSRYSFVGVRGAATLTVRDGRAHWVGRPPAGVPTGGDPLEVLRETLRVLHTPRDPELPPFTGGMVGYLGYDVVRRLEAIGDSTTDDLRLPELTMLLAADLAVLDHRDGTVLLIANAFTDPPAPGAPDEDRLPAIHADAVARLDAMAADLARPLALPAVELPASELPTFTARSGGASYRGAVEAAKEYIRAGDAFQVVPSQRFDAPCTASALDVYRVLRTTNPSPYMYLFRFAGDEAAGESGFDVVGSSPEALVKVADGRAMLHPIAGTRPRGGTPGEDAALGEELLADPKERAEHLMLVDLGRNDLGRVSVPGTVEVVDFMTVERYSHVMHIVSTVTGRLAEGRTAFDALTACFPAGTLSGAPKPRAMEIIEELEPTRRGVYAGCVGYLDFAGDADTAIAIRTAVLRDGVAHVQAGAGVVADSDPVAEDTECANKAAAVLRAVATAGRLRGSVEG; translated from the coding sequence ATGACGACTGAGGACATCGACCGCTTTCGGGTGCTCGCCAAGGAGCGGCGGGTCATCCCGGTGACCCGTCGCCTGCTCGCCGACGGCGACACCCCGGTCGGTCTGTACCGCAAGCTGGCCGCCGGCCGGCCCGGCACCTTCCTGTTGGAGTCGGCGGAGAACGGCCGCACCTGGTCCCGTTACTCCTTCGTCGGGGTGCGCGGCGCGGCCACGCTCACCGTGCGGGACGGGCGGGCCCACTGGGTGGGACGGCCGCCGGCCGGGGTGCCGACCGGGGGCGACCCGCTTGAGGTGCTGCGCGAGACGCTGCGGGTGCTGCACACCCCGCGCGACCCCGAACTGCCCCCGTTCACCGGCGGCATGGTCGGGTACCTCGGCTACGACGTGGTCCGCCGCCTGGAGGCCATCGGCGACTCCACCACGGACGATCTGCGGCTCCCCGAGCTGACGATGCTGCTCGCCGCCGACCTCGCCGTCCTCGACCACCGCGACGGCACCGTGCTGCTGATCGCCAACGCCTTCACCGACCCGCCGGCGCCGGGCGCCCCCGACGAGGACCGGCTGCCGGCGATCCACGCGGACGCCGTGGCCAGGCTCGACGCGATGGCGGCCGATCTGGCCCGGCCCCTCGCGCTGCCGGCCGTCGAGCTGCCGGCCAGCGAACTGCCCACGTTCACCGCGCGGTCGGGCGGTGCCAGCTACCGTGGCGCGGTCGAGGCGGCCAAGGAGTACATCAGGGCAGGCGACGCCTTCCAGGTGGTGCCGTCGCAGCGCTTCGACGCGCCCTGCACGGCCAGTGCCCTGGACGTCTACCGGGTGCTGCGCACCACCAACCCGAGCCCCTACATGTATCTCTTCCGGTTCGCCGGCGACGAGGCGGCCGGTGAGAGCGGGTTCGACGTGGTGGGCTCCAGCCCCGAGGCGCTGGTGAAGGTGGCGGACGGGCGCGCCATGCTGCACCCCATCGCCGGCACCAGGCCGCGCGGCGGGACACCGGGGGAGGACGCCGCGCTGGGCGAGGAGCTGCTGGCCGACCCCAAGGAGCGGGCCGAGCACCTGATGCTGGTCGACCTCGGCCGCAACGACCTCGGCCGGGTCTCGGTGCCGGGCACGGTCGAGGTGGTCGACTTCATGACGGTGGAGCGCTACAGCCATGTGATGCACATCGTCTCCACGGTCACCGGGCGGCTGGCCGAGGGGCGCACCGCCTTCGACGCGCTCACCGCCTGCTTCCCCGCCGGCACCCTCTCGGGCGCCCCCAAGCCGCGCGCCATGGAGATCATCGAGGAGCTGGAGCCGACCAGGCGCGGCGTCTACGCCGGCTGCGTCGGCTATCTGGACTTCGCCGGCGACGCCGACACCGCGATCGCCATCCGCACCGCCGTCCTCCGCGACGGCGTCGCCCATGTCCAGGCGGGCGCCGGGGTGGTCGCCGACTCCGACCCGGTCGCCGAGGACACGGAGTGCGCCAACAAGGCGGCGGCCGTTCTCAGGGCGGTGGCCACGGCGGGAAGGCTGCGCGGTAGCGTGGAGGGGTGA
- a CDS encoding BTAD domain-containing putative transcriptional regulator encodes MRFGVLGPLAVWTDQGRRVPVPDTKVRALLALLLADPGAPLSRDLLIDELWGPRPPRAAAGTLQARVSQLRGALERAEPGGRALVVWRPAGYALDIAPDAVDAGGFADAVTEAGGSAAPAARLAALERALGLWRGQAFADFADQPLLAPVIARLDTLRLGALADRAQARLALGDHEAVLAELAEPQARHPLHERLVGLRMRALYQAGRQDAALAAYQALRTGLAEQLGADPSPELASLHRSLLNHDASLAARPPGNLPARVDELIGRERAIVEVRGTLSTARLVTLTGPGGVGKTRLALAVAEGLAQTFPDGVWLVELAAEGPDTVPDAVAAVLGVRETADSGGAASLPERLAGALAARRALLLLDNCEHLLDAVAALVARLLAAAPELRVLATSREPLSVGGETLRAVPPLELPPAGGVASEEYSAVRLFAARAASAAPGFAVRPDNVETVAAICRRLDGLPLALELAATRVRALEIGELAARLDDRFTLLASGPRDAPARQRTLRAVLDWSWEPLTEPERTVLRRLSVHEDGWSLAAAEAVAAGDWSVLDVLTRLVDRSLVVADPALGRYRLLESVLAYGLARLREAGDEDEARRRHAAYHLALAERAAPLLRGPEQRRWMGVLDAETANLRGALEWAAGAGAADQALRLVDSLAWWWFLRGRHGEARRSLERALAVRGEAGETSRTTALAWYVALSGGVGADAGAGPVERGEEVLRHWATLDDPAGRAYAQWFLSLLTWAYGDPAVHRDRIEEALTTFRALGDRWGEAAALGLRARLAIGDAAWDAMERDARRSLTLFEALGDAWGRLEAGYSLWVVDEIRGEYGAVARRLRDDVAAAEGLGLWTEVASRLSGLGRMALLTGDLPGATRLLERARRLAVESSDRTGQEFAETGLALVARREGRLDAAEELLTTWLRWLDRVEGTAGVAFVQAQLGYVAELRGDHAEALRRHFAGYRAARAVADPRAVALALEGLAGAEAGLGRAARAARLLGAAEAARRAVGAPLPPAERWDVDRAAEAARTALGSAAFAREHAAGAARTPEEALR; translated from the coding sequence ATGCGTTTCGGGGTGCTCGGTCCACTGGCCGTGTGGACGGATCAGGGACGGCGCGTTCCGGTGCCGGACACCAAGGTCCGGGCCCTGTTGGCGCTGCTCCTCGCCGACCCCGGCGCGCCGCTCTCCCGGGATCTGCTGATCGACGAGCTGTGGGGGCCGCGCCCGCCGAGGGCCGCCGCCGGCACGCTCCAGGCGCGGGTCTCCCAGCTGCGGGGCGCCCTGGAGCGGGCGGAGCCGGGCGGCAGGGCGCTGGTGGTGTGGCGTCCCGCGGGCTACGCCCTGGACATCGCGCCGGACGCCGTCGACGCGGGCGGCTTCGCCGACGCGGTGACGGAGGCCGGCGGCTCGGCCGCGCCGGCGGCCCGACTGGCCGCGTTGGAGAGGGCGTTGGGGCTGTGGCGGGGCCAGGCGTTCGCCGACTTCGCCGACCAGCCGCTGCTGGCGCCGGTGATCGCCCGGCTGGATACGCTGCGGCTCGGCGCGCTCGCCGACCGGGCCCAGGCGCGGCTCGCCCTGGGGGACCACGAGGCCGTGCTCGCTGAGCTCGCCGAGCCACAGGCCAGGCATCCGCTGCACGAACGGCTGGTGGGGCTGCGGATGCGGGCGCTGTACCAGGCGGGCCGGCAGGACGCCGCGCTGGCCGCCTACCAGGCGCTGCGGACCGGCCTCGCCGAGCAGCTCGGGGCCGATCCGTCCCCCGAACTGGCCTCGCTGCACCGCTCGTTGCTCAACCATGACGCGTCGCTCGCGGCCCGGCCGCCGGGCAATCTGCCGGCCCGGGTCGACGAGCTGATCGGCCGGGAACGCGCGATCGTCGAGGTGCGGGGCACGCTCTCCACCGCGCGTCTGGTCACGCTCACCGGGCCAGGCGGCGTCGGCAAGACCCGGCTGGCGCTGGCGGTGGCCGAGGGCCTCGCGCAGACGTTCCCGGACGGCGTCTGGCTGGTGGAGCTGGCCGCCGAGGGCCCCGACACGGTGCCGGACGCGGTGGCCGCGGTGCTGGGTGTGCGGGAGACAGCCGATTCCGGCGGGGCGGCGTCGCTGCCGGAGCGGCTGGCCGGCGCGCTGGCCGCCCGCCGGGCGCTGCTGCTGCTGGACAACTGCGAGCATCTGCTGGACGCGGTGGCCGCGCTGGTCGCCCGGCTGCTGGCGGCGGCGCCGGAGTTGCGGGTGCTGGCGACCAGCCGGGAGCCCCTGTCGGTCGGCGGCGAGACGCTGCGCGCGGTGCCGCCGCTTGAGCTGCCGCCGGCCGGTGGCGTGGCGTCGGAGGAGTACAGCGCGGTGCGGCTGTTCGCGGCCCGCGCCGCCTCCGCCGCGCCGGGATTCGCCGTGCGTCCCGACAACGTCGAGACGGTGGCCGCGATCTGCCGCCGCCTGGACGGCCTGCCGCTGGCCCTTGAGCTGGCCGCGACCCGGGTGCGGGCCCTGGAGATCGGGGAGTTGGCGGCGCGGCTGGACGACAGGTTCACGCTGTTGGCCTCGGGGCCGAGGGACGCGCCGGCCCGCCAGCGGACGCTGCGCGCGGTGCTGGACTGGAGTTGGGAGCCGCTGACCGAACCTGAGCGCACGGTGCTGCGCCGGCTCTCGGTGCACGAGGACGGCTGGAGCCTCGCCGCAGCCGAGGCGGTGGCGGCCGGCGACTGGTCGGTGCTCGACGTGCTGACGCGGCTGGTCGACCGTTCCCTCGTGGTCGCCGACCCGGCCCTTGGCCGCTACCGGCTGCTGGAGTCGGTGCTGGCCTACGGCCTGGCGCGGCTGCGTGAGGCCGGCGACGAGGACGAGGCCAGGCGTCGGCACGCCGCGTACCACCTGGCGTTGGCCGAACGCGCCGCGCCGCTGCTGCGCGGGCCCGAACAGCGGCGGTGGATGGGCGTGTTGGACGCCGAGACGGCGAACCTGCGCGGCGCGCTGGAGTGGGCCGCCGGCGCCGGGGCGGCCGACCAGGCGCTACGGCTGGTGGACTCCCTCGCCTGGTGGTGGTTCCTGCGCGGCCGGCACGGCGAGGCCAGACGTTCCCTGGAGCGGGCGCTGGCCGTCCGGGGCGAGGCCGGGGAGACGTCCCGCACCACGGCGCTGGCCTGGTATGTCGCGCTCTCCGGCGGCGTCGGGGCGGACGCCGGCGCCGGCCCGGTGGAGCGCGGCGAGGAGGTGCTGCGCCACTGGGCCACCCTGGACGATCCGGCGGGCCGGGCCTACGCCCAGTGGTTCCTCTCGCTGCTGACCTGGGCCTACGGCGATCCCGCCGTGCACCGCGACCGCATCGAGGAGGCGCTGACGACCTTCCGTGCGCTGGGCGACCGTTGGGGGGAGGCGGCGGCGCTCGGCCTGCGCGCCCGGCTCGCCATCGGGGACGCCGCCTGGGACGCGATGGAGCGCGACGCCCGCCGGTCACTGACCCTCTTCGAGGCGCTCGGCGACGCCTGGGGGCGTCTTGAGGCGGGCTACTCGCTGTGGGTGGTCGACGAGATCAGGGGCGAGTACGGGGCGGTGGCCCGCCGGCTGCGCGACGATGTCGCCGCAGCCGAGGGCCTCGGGCTGTGGACTGAGGTGGCGTCCCGCCTCTCGGGGCTCGGCCGGATGGCGCTGCTCACCGGCGATCTGCCGGGCGCCACCCGCCTGTTGGAGCGGGCCAGGCGGCTGGCCGTCGAGAGTTCCGACCGGACCGGGCAGGAGTTCGCCGAGACGGGCCTGGCCCTGGTCGCCCGCAGGGAGGGCCGGCTCGACGCCGCCGAGGAGCTGCTCACCACCTGGCTGCGCTGGCTCGACCGGGTGGAGGGCACCGCCGGAGTGGCCTTCGTCCAGGCCCAGTTGGGCTATGTCGCGGAGCTGAGAGGCGACCACGCCGAGGCGTTGCGGCGCCACTTCGCCGGCTATCGCGCGGCCCGCGCGGTCGCGGATCCGCGCGCCGTGGCGCTGGCCCTGGAGGGGCTGGCCGGCGCGGAGGCCGGGCTCGGCCGGGCCGCCCGCGCGGCCCGGCTGCTCGGCGCGGCCGAGGCCGCGCGCCGGGCGGTCGGCGCCCCGCTGCCGCCGGCCGAGCGGTGGGACGTGGACCGCGCCGCCGAGGCGGCGCGGACGGCGCTGGGCTCGGCCGCGTTCGCGCGGGAGCACGCGGCGGGCGCCGCGCGGACGCCCGAGGAGGCGCTTCGTTGA
- a CDS encoding TIGR03085 family metal-binding protein has product MSTHAKRERLLLADLLENAGPEAPTLCEGWTTRDLAAHLVVRERRADAASGAIIKPLAARGERVRDEFAAKPYDELLQLIRTGPPRMSPFSFKQIDEAANVVEFYVHGEDIRRAQPDWEPRSLDPVFSDALWKRLETAGRIMGRRSPVGLVLRRPNGQTVVAHKGTPVVTVTGDPGELLMFASGRQETARVGFEGDEDAVARAMSAKLGLG; this is encoded by the coding sequence ATGTCTACCCATGCCAAACGTGAACGTCTGCTGCTCGCCGACCTGTTGGAGAACGCGGGCCCCGAGGCTCCCACCCTGTGCGAGGGCTGGACCACCCGCGACCTGGCCGCGCACCTGGTGGTGCGGGAGCGCCGGGCGGACGCGGCGAGCGGGGCGATCATCAAGCCGCTCGCGGCCCGGGGGGAGCGGGTGCGCGACGAGTTCGCCGCCAAGCCCTACGACGAGCTGCTCCAGCTGATCAGGACCGGGCCGCCCCGGATGTCCCCGTTCTCGTTCAAGCAGATCGACGAGGCGGCCAACGTCGTCGAGTTCTATGTCCACGGCGAGGACATCCGCCGTGCCCAGCCGGACTGGGAGCCCCGTTCGCTCGATCCGGTCTTCTCGGACGCGCTGTGGAAGCGCCTTGAGACGGCCGGCCGGATCATGGGCCGGCGCAGCCCCGTCGGTCTGGTGCTGCGCCGGCCCAACGGGCAGACGGTGGTGGCGCACAAGGGCACCCCCGTGGTGACGGTCACCGGCGATCCTGGCGAGCTGCTGATGTTCGCCTCCGGCCGGCAGGAGACGGCCCGGGTGGGCTTCGAGGGCGACGAGGACGCGGTGGCCAGGGCCATGTCCGCCAAGCTCGGCCTCGGCTGA
- the hisI gene encoding phosphoribosyl-AMP cyclohydrolase: MSSTQAPRLDPAIAARLKRDANGLFPAIAQQYDTGEVLMLGWMDDEALRRTLVTGRCTYWSRSRRAYWAKGDTSGHVQHVRSVALDCDGDTVLVRVDQIGAACHTGDRTCFDADELPLGEGAQVARGMA, from the coding sequence ATGTCCAGCACCCAGGCGCCCCGACTCGACCCGGCCATCGCCGCGCGGCTCAAGCGCGACGCGAACGGCCTCTTCCCCGCGATCGCGCAGCAGTACGACACCGGCGAGGTGCTGATGCTGGGCTGGATGGACGACGAGGCCCTCCGGCGCACCCTGGTCACCGGGCGGTGCACGTACTGGAGCCGCAGCCGCCGCGCGTACTGGGCCAAGGGCGACACCTCGGGCCATGTGCAGCATGTGAGGTCCGTGGCGCTCGACTGCGACGGCGACACCGTGCTGGTCCGCGTCGACCAGATCGGCGCCGCCTGCCACACCGGGGACCGCACCTGCTTCGACGCCGACGAACTCCCGCTGGGCGAGGGGGCGCAGGTCGCGCGGGGCATGGCCTAG